CTCGTCGGTGAAGCCCCCTTCCGGGCCAACGGCAAATTGAACCGCTAGCTGGCTGCTAACAATACTCATGTCCGCGGATTGATGGCCCGGGTGAGCCAACAACCGGCAACCTGTCGTCGCCTCTGCGACATATCGCCTCCACGCACGCGGCTCGCCGATTTGCATCAAGCGATTGCGGCCACATTGCTTCGACGCCTCGATCACGCCGCGCCGCAAGCGTTCGAGCGCTTTGGTTCCTGGCTCGGCCACGCTTCGTTCCGTCTGCAAGGGAATCAACTCCGCCACGCCCAACTCGACCAGCTTTTCGACCAGCCACTGCTGGCGATCCCCTTTGGGCAAGGCCACGGCAGCGACCAGTCGTCTGCTCAGTTCGCGGTTCACCTCACGCCGCTCGACGACAGCCAGTTCGACCTCGTGCCGGCCGCAACGCGTGACTCGAGCGAGGAATTCAAAGCCTTGACCGTCGAACAGCGTGACCTCGTCGCCCGCGCGACCACGCATCACATGGAGCAAATGGTGCGCCTCGGTCGCGGTCAAAACGGCTACGTCCGTTTCGATGGGCTGTTCGACGTAATAGCGTGCTGTCATAGACTCGCCAGCCTTGGGCAGTTTGACCAGTTTCGCAGTCCAACGGGGCTAATCGGCCGACTTTGGTAAAATGTAACGCCGCGGCCGACTGATTGCCGATTCTAGAGATTACCGGGCTGTGTTCAAACCGCTCGGGTCGATTCCCTCCCACCGGCGATGTCTCCGCGGAAGCCAGCCATGTACGAAACCTATTGGGGCCTGAAGCCGCGCCTGGCTGGCGAGTCGCTCGACCCGACGGGCTTCTACCGCGGCGCCAGCCACCTAGAGGCGCTCGCGCGGCTGCACTTCCTGGTTGAACAGCATTGCCGGTTGGGCCTCGTCTATGGTGACTGGGGCGCAGGCAAGTCATATCTGCTGGCCGTCGCGGCAGCCGAATTCCGCAAGCCGGGGTGTGTGGTCACGCGACTGGCTGCGGGCGGTCTTGGTCCCGACGACCTGGTTTGTCAGTTGGCCCAGGCCTGGTCATTAAATCCTGATGCCGATTGGTCAACGGCGCGGCTGTGGCAAGCGATCGGTGACCGCGCTGCCGAGTGGCACTATCAGCGCCGCGAAGTGGTGCTGTTGCTCGACGACTTGGACGAGGCCGATTTGTCGCTGATGGCGTACGTGGCACGGCTGATTGCGCTGGCCCAGACGATTGGCCTGCAACTGACGGTCATCGCTTCGGCCCATGCACACCACCTGGGCGCGCTGGGTCGGCGGTTGCTCGAGCTAATCGAGCTGCGCGTCGAGTTGCTGCCGTGGGACCTGGCCGACACACACGGCTTTGTCCAAGCGACACTTGCTCGCGGTGGCCGGCAAGCACCGGCTTTTGAACCCGCCGCGGTCGAAAGGCTGTACGATTTGACATTGGGCAACCCACGCCGGGTACAGCATCTGGTGCATCTGTCGCTGGCGGCTGGGGCGGGCCAGCGTCTGAAGCTGGTCGACGAACACACGGTCGAAACCGTGGTGGCCGAGCTGGGCATTCCGGCCCCTTCGCCGCTGCCAGCTTAAGCCGGTGCCAAGGCCGGCGTTAGCAGGGCCGCCATTTGGTCGTAACCCGTGGCGCAGCAAGCTGCTCTGGCATTCAAGCGGCCGATCCATACAATGCTCGTGCAGGTGCCCGCAACGACGGGCCGAGCTGTCTTCAAGGATTCGATTGTGCCCAAAGCCACGTCCAACGCCCCTGCCCCGGTCGACGCTTCGCACGTACGCGGACCCGACGGCGAAGTCATCGATCTGAAGAACCGGGCTTGGGCCGCGTTTTTGGCCTGGCTGATTCCGGGCCTGGGACACTGGTATCAGGGCCGCCGGGCCAAGGCGGTGCTCTACTTCCTCTGCATCAGCACGACGTTTATCTGGGGCATGTATCTGGGGGGCGGGCGTGTCGTCTATGCCCAGTGGACGCCTCACGATCAGCGCTGGCAGTTTTTCTGTCAGGCGGGCGTCGGCTTGCCGGCGATTCCGGCCGTGCTGCAAAGCCGACGGTTCAGCGCTACGAATGCCTATTGGACTAACCAGGTCGACGCCTTCAAAAGTCCTTCGAAGGGGCAAGAAGCCAAGGCCAACTTGCCGCGCGCCCGGCTGACCGATTGGTTCATGGCACCGCCGCTGGCTTGGTCGCAAGACTTGCAGAACGTGCCCGACGAGTTGGACGACCTGCACAAGCGACTGCACCGGTACTTTGACCTGGGAACGCTGTTCACCATGGTGGCAGGTTTGTTGAACATTCTGGTCATTTACGATGCCTTTGCCGGGCCGGCGTGGAACGAGCCGATGCCCGAGCGCAAGCCCCCTGATGACGAGTCGGACAAGCCGAAAAGCTGATCGACGCGCGCAGCGAAGTAAGACACAAAAGAGTTTCTCCCCAAGGCGCCGACGCTGATGACTCCCGAACCGGTCACGATCAACGATCTTTGGTACGCGATCCCGCTGATCGTTTCGGTGTCGCTGGTTTATTCCGCGACCCGAGCCGAGTCGATGGACACGATCTGGCGCGGGGCCGTCCGCTTTGGCGGTTGGGTGTTGACCTTCTTGGGGATCATTCTGGCGGTGGTGCAGGCCGCCTCGTGGATGACATGACCTGGAACCATCGTTTTCACGTCGGCGCTGATCACTCTCGTTTCTCTTTGCGCCGCGCTTCGGCGGTGTTGATTGTCGCCCCTCTGCTTGTTGTGTTGCTGGTCACGGCCGCCGTTGCGCAAGGGCCGCGAGTGCCGCAAACCGTCGTGCCCGCCGCGCCGTCGGCCAAGTACAACGACGGCTTGCAGCAATGGCTCGAATATGTCGAGCCGCGGGCGTCGGACGACGCGCTCGACGACCGTAAAGAACTATCGGCCGAGCTGACCCGCGCGTCCCAGTCGATTGAACGCTGGTGCGCGAACCTGGGGACGTTCAACGGCGTGCAATCGTACGAAGAAGCGCTGGCGACGACGCGCCGGCTGTTGGGCGTAAAAAAGCGGGTCGATGGCTGGCTGGCCGATGCGCTGGCCCGCCGCACCAAGCTGGCCGCGCGTAAAGACGAGCCGAACGCCAAGGATCGCGTCCGCCGCTATCTGCGGGCAACGTCAGTGCTGATCGACCTGAGCGGTCGGTTGCGCTATTCACAGCACGACATGCTGAATAATTTCGCCGTTCGCTGGGCCGACACACCCCAGCGCCAGGCCCAGTTGCTCGACTTGTTGATCGAATATCGCAGCACCGTCGGCGCCGGCGTGGCCGCGGTTTACCTGCAGCCGACAGCCCCCGCGGCGCCGGCCCCAGGCCCCCTGCGCCAGCGCGCCGCGGCCGCCACGTCGACGCGCGCCAGTGATTCGACCCGTGAGAAGGTATTGCAACTGATTGTAGCGGCCCAAGCGACGGCCTTGTTGCCCAACGTGGTGCAAGTGCTGAACGAGGAGAACCTGTCGGCGGGTATGTTGTTGGCCACGGCCGAGACGATCCGGAAGCTTGGCTTGCCCCAGGAGCCCAGGGCCGACACGCCCAAGGATTTGCCCAAGCCAGCCATTACGCCCAACCAGTTGCAGGTGCGGCTGGCGACGTTGGGCACGCGGCAATTGACGGCTTCGCAGTACCAGCGGTACGAGGCGCTGAAAACCTGGCTCGACGAGCGCGTGGCCCGCGGCGTGACCGAGTCGACGTTCAAAGTAGCCGGCTACGAGTTGCAACCCGGCGACTGGCTGCTGATGCGGAACCCTTCGCCGTACAACCTGTTCACCGATCTGTCGCCGGGTTTGTTCACGCACGTCGGCGTGGTGACGCTCGAACGTGGCGACGACGGCATCGCGCGGATGGTGATCGTCGACATGCCCGAGCGCGGCGAAACCATGCCCGCCACCAATGTCGAAGTGTACCTGGAACGGACGCTGCACCATGCGTTCCTGCGTCATCCCGACGCCAAAGTGGCCGAGGCAATGGGGCAGGCGGCGAACGATGTGATCGGCAGCCAGGTCGAGTTCGATTTGAACTTTCGCACCGAGCGCGTGACCGAACTGCGTCAGACGCCGCTGAAGGGGCGCAAGATTCAGACCTATTGCGCCGGTTTGCTGCTGCTGTGCGCGTTGCAATCGACCGAGCCGCGCGAAGCGTTCTTTCCATTCTCCGAAGGGGCGGCTGGCGGTAAGACCCAAGAGAACTTGAAAAAGCTGGGTATGTCGATCGGCGAGGACTTCATCTCGCCCACCGGCGCTTTTTTCTCGACCAAGTTGTCGCTGGTCGGCTCGCGCGAACCAATGTACGACCCCGCGCGGGAAATCGAAGAAGGAATCTTCGATCACTTTGCCCAGCAGATGGACACGCAGGCGATTCGTCCCACACTTGATCTGTTTGATACCTTGCGGCTGAAGGTGGCCCAGGCGTCGAGCGGCAATTCCACGCTGACCCAGGCGCTGGCCCGCGCCGTGGGGGTGAGCGCTGACATGGACCTGGTGGCCGCGGCCAAGGCGGCGGCCGTGGTCGAAACGCTCGACGAAGTCGCCTTTGGCAGCAGCGCGGAATACTCCAAGGCCCGCGAGGCAATTCGCTCGGGCTCGGTCGAAACGGCGCGGCGGCGCGGCGCGACCGAGTCCCAGTTGGCGGCGACTCGCACCTATCGTCAACGGCACGCCGAACTGGCCGGCAAGTGGGATCGCCAGGAGCTTTCGCCGCGCGAGTTGCGGATGGCCCTGGTCGAGTATTACGCCCGCTCGGGCAAACAACGCCTCGACCAGCTATACTTCAGCACCGAGCCGACGCCGACCAAGTAAGGGGCGCCAAACGCAAATACTCGTCATGCTCTAATTGTGCCATGCTGATGAGTTAATTGGCTCGCCAACTCCAAGCCGGCGGCTCGGCCGCCGATTACGGTGGCAAAGCCACCGGCTTGGTGTAAACCACGAACATGCCGTCTCCTCTTTCCACAGGAAGGTTTTGCGATGAGTTCGTCTGATCAAGGATCGAGCAGGCCGGAAGTCGTTCACGCCCAAGTCGCCGGCTACCCACCGCCACGACGACGCTCGCGATGGGGCTTGTTCTTCGTGCTGATCGTGCTGGGGAGCATGGGGCTGATGGTCATGCTGATGTTCAGCGCCCTGGTCTCGGGCGTTTCGTCGTCGAGCGGCGAGGGGCACGTCGAAGAACACTATCACTCCCTCTCGAAGACAGCCACGCAGAAGATCGCCATCATCTCGGTCGAGGGGGCGATTTTCAGCGGCGAAGGTTTCGTCAAGCATCAAATTGACCACGCCCTGGCCGACAAGAATGTGAAAGGAATCGTGATCCGTGTTGATTCCCCCGGCGGCACCGTGACCGGCAGCGATTACATCTATCACCACCTGGTGAAGCTGAAGCAGGAAAAGAAGATTCCCTTCGTGGTCAGCATGGGGGGCATCGCGGCCAGCGGCGGCTATTACGTCTCGATGGCCGTCGGCGACGAGGCCGACGTGATCTATGCCGAGCCGACTTGCTGGACCGGTTCGATCGGCGTGGTGATTCCACACTACGACGCTTCGGGCCTGGCCAAGAAGTTCGACTTTAAGGAAGATTCAATCAAAAGCCACGAGCTGAAGGCGATGGGGAGCCCGCTCAAGGAAATGACGCCACAGGAAAAGGCGATCTTCCAATCGCTGGTCGACGACAGCTTTGCCCGCTTCAAGAAGATCGTCCAATCGGGCCGGAAGCGGTTCCGCGAGCATCCCGAGGAACTCGACAAGGTGGCCACGGGCCAGGTCTTCACGACCGGCCAGGCGCTGGCGTCGGGCTTGATCGACAAGGAAGGCTTCATCGAGGACGCCATCCAGCGCGTGATCGATCTGGGGGGCTTGAATAAGGACCGGGTCAAAGTCGTCAAATACAAAGAGCCGTTCCACCTGTTCAGCGGCCTCTTCGCCCAGTCGCAGGCCAGCCTGCGCGAGCCGTCGCTGAAGCTGCTGCTCGACATGTCGACGCCGCGGGGCTGGTACATCTTTGCCTGGCCAGCCGCGACGGAATAAGTGTTGAGGAGTTAAAGCGATGAGTGACAAAAAGCGGGTGCTTGACGTCGGGCAATGCGTGCCGGACCATGCCGCGATCCGCCGACTGGTCGAAGGAACCTTCGGCGCCGAAGTGGTACAGACGCACGGCCCCGAGGACACGCTGGCCGCGCTGACCGGCGGCCATTTCGACCTGGTGCTGATCAATCGCAAGCTCGACGCCGATTACACCGACGGCATCGAGATTCTCAAGCAGATCAAGGCCGATCCGCGTATTGCCGCGGTGCCGGTGATGCTGGTCACCAACTATGCCGAGCATCAACAGGCCAGCGTCGCCGCCGGTGGCGCGCCAGGCTTTGGCAAAGCCGAGCTGAGCCAACCCGAGACGCACGAGCGGCTGAGGAAGTATTTGGAAAAATAGCGATTAGCGCGGTTCTGGGAACTGTATGTCGGGTGCCATGCTCAAACTTCTTGTTTGAGCATGTGAAGCGCGTACCAGACATGCTCAAGCCTTAAGGGCTTGAGCATGGCACCCGTTGACTCTTATGGAAGTCGAGAATCGCTCTAGCAAAACAAAGAGCCCGGAGTCAGCGCTGACTCCGGGCTCTTTTGGTTTGGCTAATAGCTAACCGCTAATCGCTCGCGCGATCATCGTGCCCCGGCCGGCTGGTTGCGAACTTGCTGTCCGCCGCCGCTGGCCGTGCTGGAACCTGACTTGCGGTTCAACCAGATCAGCACCGGCGTGGCGATGTAGACCGTGCTGTACGTTCCCGAGATCGTGCCGATCACCAGGGCGAAGGCAAAGCCGTGAATCCCCTGCCCGCCGATCAGGTACAGAATGACCACGACCAGAAACACGGTGAACGACGTGAGCAACGTCCGGCTCAGCGTCTGGTTGATGCTCAAGTTGACCAACTCAGGCGACACGTCCGGGCTCTTGCCGCGAATCTCGCGAATGCGGTCGAAGATCACGATCGTATCGTTCAGCGAGTAACCGATAATCGTCAAGAACGCGCCGATGATCGGCAGGTTGATCTTGAACGGATCGACTAGGGCAAAGCCCAGGTACGGCGCCAGGTAAGCGCTCAAGGCCAACGCCCCCAGCGTCACCAGCACGTCATGCACCAGGGCCAGCAAGGCCGCGATGCCGAACATGATCTGCGAAAAGCGGAACCAGACGTAGATCACAATCAGCACCATACTGGCCAACAAGGCGGCAATGGCTTGCTGTTGCGTCTGGCCGGCCACCGCGGCGCCGACTTCGTTTGACGAGGGGAAGTAAGGCTCGGCGGCCAAGCGACGGCTGACGTCCGCCATGATCTTGGGGGCCTGATCGTTCGGCACGTCGAGTCGGACTTTCCATTCCTTCTGGCCCCGGTCTTCGCTTAGACCCGAGGTGGTACCGACCAGTTCGACTCGCAAGAGCTTCGCCTTGGCCTGTTCCTCGGCATCGTCGGCTGGAACATTCGGCTCGGTCGGCAAGGCGGCCGCGAACAGTTCGCCAAGCGCCTTGCGCGAGATTGACTCGGTGAAGGTCAACTCGGCGCTGTACTTGCCGGCAAACCGATCGGCCGCCGCAACGGGCTTCTTGGGTTCAGCGGTCGGATCTGTTGCCGCGGGAGACGCTGGAGTAGTAGTTGCCGCAGGAGTCGTGGCAGCCGGCTTCTTCTCGTCAGCAGCCGGTGCGCTCGCTGGCGGTTTAGCCGCCTCGGGCTTCTTGTCGTTAGCCTTAGGGGCATCAGCAGCCTTCGGCGCGTCGGCCGGCTTCTTGTCATCGGCCTTGGGCGTTTCAGCCGCCTTCTTCGCCTCGGCGGCGGGCGTCTTGTCGGCCTCTGCCGGCTTGGCTGGGGCTTCCTTTTCGTCGGCCAGGTTCGCCACCAGCGCGGTCGGCCACAATTCGAGCCACCGCCAGTTGGCCCCTTGGTAGGCCTTGGGCCGCGCGGCGGCAGCGCCTTGCTTCTCGGCCGGCTTCGCTGCCGGCTTGACGGTCATCTGGTTGAACGCCAGTTGACCCTGGAACAGCTTTTGCAACGAATGCTCGACCCGTTGCTCGTTCGTCTCCGATGTAATCACCAGAAAGCGGATGTTCGCGGGATCACCCGTAACGGTCACGTCTTGCACCGTCACGTCCGGGAACGGATCGGGCTCGCCGGCCTTGTCGGCGCGGCTCCGGTCATCGTCGAGCGTCTGGCGCACCAGTTCGATCGCGTGTGGATGATCCTTGTCAAACAGCAACTCGACCGACACGCCGCCGGTGAAGTCGATATCCAACAAGCCGCGCCCGCGGGTGTACACGCCGATCATGCCGATCGCGATGATGATGGCGCTCAGGGCGAACGCCGGCACGCGTTTGCCGATGAAATCGAAGTTCGCGTTGCTGAGCATTTGCATCATCCGCAGGTTGGTGACCCAACGCTTGCGTTCACAAGCGTCGAAGATCGCCCGCGACACGGTGATGGCGGTGAACAGATTGGCGACCAGGCCGATGATCAGCGTCACGGCAAAACCCTTCACCTGGTCGGTGCCGATGTAGTACAGCACCACGGCCGAGATCAGCGTGGTGACGTTGGCGTCGATGATCGTCGTCGAGGCCCGCTCAAAGCCGTTGCGAATGGCCATTCGCAAGGTGGCGCCGCGGGCCAGCTCCTCGCGCATGCGCTCGTAGATGAGCACGTTCGCGTCGACGGCCATGCCCACGGTCAGGGCCAGCCCGGCCAGTCCCGACAGGGTGAACGCCGCGTGGACGCTCATCATGATCGCGATTGAGATCAACATGTTGAGCACCACGGCCAGATTCGCCACGAACCCGGCGAAGCGGTAGTAAATCAGCATGAAGATCACGACCACACCCGTCGAAACGAGCATCGACTTGACCCCCTTCTCGATCATGTCCTGGCCCAGGGTGGGGCCGATCACCATTTCGGTGCTGGGGCTCTTGCTGAGCGCGGCCGGCAAGCGGCCCGCCGTAAGAACCTCGGCCAGCAGTTGAGTTTCTTTCTCGTTGAAGCCGCCGGTGATTTCGCCTTGGCCGCTGATGGCCGAGCGAATCGTCGGGGCGCTGATCAGTTGATTGTCGAGCACGATGCCCAGGTGGCGCAGAATATCGCCGCGCGGCAGGTTGGCGCTGGTCAACTCGAAGAACAGGTTCGCCCCTTGCTGGTCGAACGAGAAGTGGACCGCTCGTTCTCCCTTTTCGCTGTGGCCGGCCGTGGCGTTGCGGAGGTAGTCCCCCTTGACGTTCTGGTCGTCGAGCAGCATCAGAATCTCGGTTCGGTTGTTCCGCTGGCGAACCGCGAAGAACCGCGAGCCTCCTCCGGAC
This genomic window from Planctomycetota bacterium contains:
- a CDS encoding response regulator, whose amino-acid sequence is MSDKKRVLDVGQCVPDHAAIRRLVEGTFGAEVVQTHGPEDTLAALTGGHFDLVLINRKLDADYTDGIEILKQIKADPRIAAVPVMLVTNYAEHQQASVAAGGAPGFGKAELSQPETHERLRKYLEK
- the secD gene encoding protein translocase subunit SecD — translated: MFGLLRKHRWLTFAALALCALMIAPGLSSSLVDGPMAARAQAPDAAPAPAVPSPTAPAPTAPAGATPSDQAVADLAKDATATVDVAKLMKKFAIAVGLIVGSLVVGHWLAKYVKLPDQGLRMSVILFAITASTVVTALGWPPKLGIDLSGGVILIYDILPPEGQTKVDRELVDKVVGAVSKRVNPGGVNEVSIRPYGASQIEIIIPEANPADLDYIKAKIVTSGALEFRIVADSRNDGDIISRATNPDEVDIKDIDSERKIARWVPFEKEETAAQFLSGGGSRFFAVRQRNNRTEILMLLDDQNVKGDYLRNATAGHSEKGERAVHFSFDQQGANLFFELTSANLPRGDILRHLGIVLDNQLISAPTIRSAISGQGEITGGFNEKETQLLAEVLTAGRLPAALSKSPSTEMVIGPTLGQDMIEKGVKSMLVSTGVVVIFMLIYYRFAGFVANLAVVLNMLISIAIMMSVHAAFTLSGLAGLALTVGMAVDANVLIYERMREELARGATLRMAIRNGFERASTTIIDANVTTLISAVVLYYIGTDQVKGFAVTLIIGLVANLFTAITVSRAIFDACERKRWVTNLRMMQMLSNANFDFIGKRVPAFALSAIIIAIGMIGVYTRGRGLLDIDFTGGVSVELLFDKDHPHAIELVRQTLDDDRSRADKAGEPDPFPDVTVQDVTVTGDPANIRFLVITSETNEQRVEHSLQKLFQGQLAFNQMTVKPAAKPAEKQGAAAARPKAYQGANWRWLELWPTALVANLADEKEAPAKPAEADKTPAAEAKKAAETPKADDKKPADAPKAADAPKANDKKPEAAKPPASAPAADEKKPAATTPAATTTPASPAATDPTAEPKKPVAAADRFAGKYSAELTFTESISRKALGELFAAALPTEPNVPADDAEEQAKAKLLRVELVGTTSGLSEDRGQKEWKVRLDVPNDQAPKIMADVSRRLAAEPYFPSSNEVGAAVAGQTQQQAIAALLASMVLIVIYVWFRFSQIMFGIAALLALVHDVLVTLGALALSAYLAPYLGFALVDPFKINLPIIGAFLTIIGYSLNDTIVIFDRIREIRGKSPDVSPELVNLSINQTLSRTLLTSFTVFLVVVILYLIGGQGIHGFAFALVIGTISGTYSTVYIATPVLIWLNRKSGSSTASGGGQQVRNQPAGAR
- a CDS encoding AAA family ATPase — translated: MYETYWGLKPRLAGESLDPTGFYRGASHLEALARLHFLVEQHCRLGLVYGDWGAGKSYLLAVAAAEFRKPGCVVTRLAAGGLGPDDLVCQLAQAWSLNPDADWSTARLWQAIGDRAAEWHYQRREVVLLLDDLDEADLSLMAYVARLIALAQTIGLQLTVIASAHAHHLGALGRRLLELIELRVELLPWDLADTHGFVQATLARGGRQAPAFEPAAVERLYDLTLGNPRRVQHLVHLSLAAGAGQRLKLVDEHTVETVVAELGIPAPSPLPA
- a CDS encoding 16S rRNA (uracil(1498)-N(3))-methyltransferase — protein: MTARYYVEQPIETDVAVLTATEAHHLLHVMRGRAGDEVTLFDGQGFEFLARVTRCGRHEVELAVVERREVNRELSRRLVAAVALPKGDRQQWLVEKLVELGVAELIPLQTERSVAEPGTKALERLRRGVIEASKQCGRNRLMQIGEPRAWRRYVAEATTGCRLLAHPGHQSADMSIVSSQLAVQFAVGPEGGFTDEEANLAAGAGWQPVSLGERILRVETAAVALAARLSL
- the sppA gene encoding signal peptide peptidase SppA yields the protein MSSSDQGSSRPEVVHAQVAGYPPPRRRSRWGLFFVLIVLGSMGLMVMLMFSALVSGVSSSSGEGHVEEHYHSLSKTATQKIAIISVEGAIFSGEGFVKHQIDHALADKNVKGIVIRVDSPGGTVTGSDYIYHHLVKLKQEKKIPFVVSMGGIAASGGYYVSMAVGDEADVIYAEPTCWTGSIGVVIPHYDASGLAKKFDFKEDSIKSHELKAMGSPLKEMTPQEKAIFQSLVDDSFARFKKIVQSGRKRFREHPEELDKVATGQVFTTGQALASGLIDKEGFIEDAIQRVIDLGGLNKDRVKVVKYKEPFHLFSGLFAQSQASLREPSLKLLLDMSTPRGWYIFAWPAATE